One region of Brassica napus cultivar Da-Ae chromosome A10, Da-Ae, whole genome shotgun sequence genomic DNA includes:
- the LOC106434512 gene encoding flavone 3'-O-methyltransferase 1, giving the protein MGLTEETQITPVQVTDDEAALFAMQLASASVLPMVLKTALDLDLLEIMAKNSSQMSPSEIASQLQTKNPEAPIMLDRILRLLTSYSILTCSSRTIPGGDSVERIYGLGPVCKYLTKNEDGVSIAALCLMNQDKVLMESWYHLKDAILDGGIPFNKAYGMSAFEYHGKDLRFNTVFNNGMSNHSTITMKKILETYKGFEGLTSLVDVGGGIGATLKMIVSKYPNLKGINFDLPHVIEEATSHPGIEHVGGDMFVSVPEGDAIFMKWICHDWSDKHCVKFLKNCYEALPEDGKVILAECILPETPDSSLSTKQVVHVDCIMLAHNPGGKERTEKEFERLAKESGFKGIKVACNAFGVYVIELLKKI; this is encoded by the exons TAGCAAGCGCCTCCGTTCTTCCGATGGTTTTAAAAACGGCTTTAGACCTCGATCTTCTCGAGATCATGGCCAAGAACTCTTCTCAGATGTCTCCCTCTGAGATTGCTTCTCAACTTCAGACCAAAAACCCTGAAGCTCCAATCATGCTCGACCGTATCCTTCGTCTTCTTACGTCTTACTCCATCCTCACCTGCTCCAGTCGTACTATTCCCGGCGGCGACAGCGTCGAGAGGATTTACGGGCTTGGTCCGGTTTGCAAGTATTTGACCAAGAACGAGGATGGTGTGTCCATTGCTGCTCTCTGTCTTATGAACCAAGACAAGGTTCTCATGGAAAGCTG GTACCATTTGAAAGATGCAATTCTTGATGGTGGGATTCCATTCAACAAGGCCTATGGAATGAGCGCTTTCGAGTACCATGGGAAGGACCTTAGGTTCAACACGGTGTTCAACAATGGAATGTCTAACCATTCAACCATCACAATGAAGAAGATTCTTGAGACCTATAAGGGTTTCGAAGGACTGACTTCTTTGGTGGATGTTGGTGGTGGCATTGGTGCGACTCTCAAAATGATTGTCTCTAAGTACCCTAACCTTAAAGGCATCAACTTTGATCTCCCTCATGTCATCGAAGAAGCTACTTCTCATCCCG GTATTGAGCATGTTGGAGGAGATATGTTTGTAAGTGTCCCTGAAGGTGATGCAATTTTCATGAAG TGGATATGCCACGATTGGAGCGACAAACATTGCGTGAAATTCTTGAAGAACTGCTACGAGGCGCTTCCAGAGGATGGAAAAGTGATATTAGCAGAGTGTATACTACCAGAGACACCAGACTCGAGCCTGTCGACAAAACAAGTAGTCCATGTGGACTGCATCATGTTGGCTCACAACCCTGGTGGCAAAGAACGGACCGAGAAAGAGTTCGAGAGGTTAGCTAAAGAATCAGGCTTCAAAGGCATCAAAGTTGCTTGCAACGCTTTTGGTGTTTACGTTATTGAGTTGCTCAAGAAGATCTAA
- the LOC106434511 gene encoding uncharacterized protein LOC106434511 has protein sequence MALLVSLILGLIAGWLAFVVGLVIGWAWRPRWVSSSDKERVKLECSAPTRSFDLSLPSSPSPRSATSPLKGFGSAPCLKALVCDTWTMALRQQKTVSHVSSSSSSSSSSCDSSDVIAGGKKTEERLPNTVTELDLRQLVQLVERKDGGQAWIQMMDRFTPGMRYQAWLREPKNGPTEYRSRTVFEDATPEMLRDFFWDDEFRPTWDTMLASSTTVEECTSTGTMIVRWIRKFPFFCSDREYVIGRRIWNCGKSYYCVTKGVSVPCIPRNNKQKRVELFYSSWCIRPVESRREDGVASACEVLLFHHEDMGIPREIAKLGVKRGMWGAVKKMEPGLRAYQEQRLSGSKLSRPALMAQINTKVTSEHLISLSNGASPVSETPVTHNGGNVAANLKKLLFIGGAVAVVCALTGGGGALVPPALLGFGKRFVNGGRKREPQETSRTTTQSQTTAT, from the exons ATGGCTTTGCTCGTGAGCTTGATCTTAGGGCTAATCGCAGGATGGTTAGCTTTCGTTGTTGGATTGGTCATAGGATGGGCATGGAGACCCAGATGGGTTTCTTCTTCGGATAAGGAAAGAGTCAAACTTGAGTGTTCTGCTCCGACTCGATCTTTTGATTTGTCTTTACCATCGTCTCCGTCTCCTCGTTCAGCAACATCTCCGTTAAAGGGATTTGGTTCTGCTCCTTGCTTGAAAGCTCTTGTTTGTGACACATGGACTATGGCTTTGAGACAGCAGAAAACAGTTTcccatgtttcttcttcttcttcttcttcatcatcatcatgtgaTTCTTCTGATGTGATTGCTGG aGGGAAGAAAACAGAGGAGAGGTTGCCTAATACTGTAACGGAGTTAGATTTGAGACAGCTTGTGCAGTTGGTTGAGAGGAAAGATGGTGGTCAGGCTTGGATTCAGATGATGGACCGGTTTACTCCTGGTATGAGATATCAAGCTTGGTTAAGAGAACCTAAG aaTGGTCCTACTGAGTATAGAAGCAGAACTGTGTTTGAAGATGCAACTCCTGAGATGTTAAGAGATTTTTTCTGGGATGACGAGTTTAGACCAACTTGGGATACAATGCTCGCTAGCTCCACAACTGTTGAAGAGTGTACAAGTACTGGAACCATGATTGTTAGATGGATACGCAAG TTCCCCTTCTTCTGCAGCGATAGAGAGTATGTGATTGGTCGCAGGATCTGGAACTGTGGCAAATCTTATTACTGTGTTACAAAG GGAGTATCAGTTCCTTGTATACCACGCAACAACAAACAGAAACGTGTGGAATTGTTCTACTCGAGCTGGTGCATTCGACCAG TGGAATCAAGAAGAGAGGATGGAGTAGCAAGTGCCTGCGAAGTGCTTCTGTTTCACCACGAAGACATGGGGATACCTAGAGAAATCGCAAAGCTAGGAGTGAAACGAGGGATGTGGGGAGCGGTTAAGAAGATGGAGCCAGGTTTACGCGCTTACCAAGAGCAAAGACTCTCAGGATCCAAGCTTTCTCGGCCAGCTTTAATGGCTCAGATCAACACCAAGGTCACATCAGAACATCTCATCTCCCTCAGCAACGGTGCTTCGCCTGTGAGTGAAACTCCCGTTACACACAACGGAGGAAACGTAGCTGCGAATTTGAAGAAGTTGTTGTTTATCGGTGGAGCTGTTGCGGTTGTTTGCGCTTTGACCGGTGGAGGAGGAGCTCTTGTTCCTCCTGCTCTTTTAGGGTTTGGGAAGAGGTTTGTTAATGGTGGGAGAAAACGTGAGCCCCAAGAAACTTCAAGAACAACTACTCAGAGTCAAACTACTGCGACATAG